The Cannabis sativa cultivar Pink pepper isolate KNU-18-1 chromosome 8, ASM2916894v1, whole genome shotgun sequence genomic interval GTTAAGTGAATTAACCCTTATtcatttagaaagaaaaaggaaaaattagagaaaataccAAAATCAAGAGgacgctctctctctctctctctctctctctctctctctctctctctctctctctctctctctctctctctctctctctctctctctctctctctctcttcgaatcAGCCTTAGACCAAGGAGATTGTTGCTGGATTTTGTGTTTTCAGCAAGGGTTGAGGAGGAATCAATCAAGGTAAACCCTAGTTGCTCTCTAGTTATGGTTTTCTTAAGTTTTTAGTTGGTTTCAAGAGGTGATTTTGTGatataggggctgttagggttggGAATGTTTAGGGTTTGAATTTTTTGGTTCCTTTGAGTTGGTTTTAGGTCCTAACAGCTGGTATTGATGGTTGGTTTAAGTTTTGTGCAAgtttaagctttgagttcaaaactttgatctctaatggcataaattgattttgtatgtttttctgtgaaatattGGCTGGAATATATTGTATATACCataattaggtactctggaaggtttggtggaGTTTTGAGCTAGAAATGAAATAAAGCACTAGATTCTGATTATAGTGGTCAAGAAGTTTTTTTATTGCACCACAAGTGTAAATGGTATTGGGTTGAAACTCTTTTAGTTAAGTCCGGTGAAATAAGAGGTGacagattgatcaccttgttgCAGATGAGTGAGTTGTGTTTGTAATTGAAAGATGCAAGTACCATACCCTCATTGAATCTTTTAGCAAAATTCTGCCACATATTAGaggcaaaataaaaatatatgatgCTTTGGGAGATCTCATGGGATATAAGATGTAAAATCAAAGACATGACAATATTGTTACATCAAATCCCAGAATTGAAAAGAGGATTACCAGTAGCTGGACGAGGGATGGATTCATCGATGAAACCAGTTTTGTTCTTTGTAGCTTGGGCCATTGTTATTACACGCTTCCAAGATTGGTAATTAGCATAATTTAGAACAGAAGAGACGAGAATCAACCTAGGGCGATCTCCAGTGCTGAGGAAGAAGGGACTAGATGAATCTTCAAGTGTGGGTCAATCAAGATGAGGTTGAGAGCGTCAAGAAGAAGCTGGTGGGGATTAACGCCACTAGGGAGAAGATCGCCAAGAGAATGAATTGGATTTGAGGAATCAAATCCAATTTGAGATTGAGTAGGTGATCTAGAATTCTAAGTTCATCGTGGAGCCACCAAAGAAGGGGGAGGAATTAACAGAGCAAAAGGAGCATTAGGAGTAGGCTCTTATCTTGAAAACAAGTAGAAGGTGTCACCATGGAAGTTAAACATGTAGAAGGTCTCACCATGGAAGTTATGGTGGGCAAGGTTTCTTATACCATATGAGAAAATCAATAATAGAGCAAAAGAGTTGTTTTgcttttatttatgtaataagcTAAAAATGAAGTAATCCGCGTACATGGCTTTATATAGGCAACAGACAGTCATAGAAGCTTAAGTTAGTAAGAGAACTTAACTAACTAAATTAACAAACTAACCACTCAACTTACCAATAACAAACTTAACTAATTATCTACTAATTCTAATAAATTTTTTCAAGTATTGGATTAGATCAATAGTGTATTGTTGTTTAATATATAACTTTATTAGTCCCAGAAGCCTAAACTTCAGCCCAAGTTTGGAAGGATTCAATACACCAAATTCAACTAACATAGAAATAAAATATGTTGGGTATTGCTGCCCCTTTCTGAAAGGAATAATTCCTTGGAATCTACTTGTGGGAATGAATATGGTTGGCAATGGCATCTGCACTTGGTGGAGCTCCATTGTTAGTAGAAGCATCTTCAGATCTCACCCGCCGATAGAAGAGTACATATGCAGCACCCGACTTCACTTCTTCTTCATTGATTGGTGATATATGACTGTCATCAAAGTTGTACCACCTATTTTCATCTAGAAGCTGCAAATTGTAACGTAGTTAGTATGAGCAACGAAGCACCCAATAtctgtaaatgtaataaacaatataatgcaatatattaggaTCCTTAAGAGTATGATTATTCCTTTAACTTTTTGCTTAAATGTGCCACGTGATCCTTTTCTGTTTTGACCTCAAATTTAATATACATTAATTGATCGATTTTGGTATTTATATCACATTTGCTAATACACAACAAACTAAAGGAACAACATGAACTCTCCACTCACCTTAATGTGTGCAGTGTAATGACCACTGCCCATCCCACCATAATGATTGGTCAACGCATACAGTTCATAGAGTTGACGACGAGAGTTGTTTTTATTAGCTACGTAATTTGTTAGATCAAAGTCATGAATGGGGAAGTTCACAAAAGTTTCGAGTTTATGCTTCATCGACCTGCTGTATGAGAATCTTTTCAAATGGATGACTAACACTTCAGGAAGTCTCCATAGATCAAGTTTTTTGCTTGCCTGTCGTCTCTCTTTACATTGAGGGCAGTACCTTCAGCACATACACAATGACATATATTATAAATCAGACTACAATTAATTCCACAGGGTCCTTGTGTAATTTccatgaaataattaaaaaatgatcaaaaattaagaaaaacaaCCAACCGCCCAGAAGATGAATGTCTGAAACGCAAAGTAGGAAATACATATTAAGGATAAGCAGCATACTAAGTAAAGAAATCCTTTTTAATAGTACCACAACAGATGCAGTGTATCtgaaaatattatgatattctCATGGGAATCTGAAGTTAGGGatgaaacaaaacaaacaaacagaAAAATATGCTTTACTTCatcattgtatttttttttttttcaatttcaatatctaaaccCCCAAACCAACCAACTACTCTAAACTTCAAAAATTGACCCAAGACTAATGAAACTGACAGACCCCACTGCTATCGTCAATTCAATATCCAAAACAATAAGGGAAAACGGAGAGAAATTGCGggaataatgaaatattaaataggaaaacaGATAATTGTTGTTTAACCAAGGTATTCGAGAGACCTCAACTCTCCTTAGTTCCTAAGCACAGCTCAAACAAAAACACAATCAGCATGCTGCCTTTAATATTCTCATCAACTATGTATCCATCTCTAAAACAGCTTATCCACTACTCATTACTATAATTACAAACATGATAAGCTTTTAGTTGAATCTTCCTTATCTTAGAACACAAACAACAACTGAAATTCTCTTGAGCTTTCTCATTGATAAACACCAAAGCTTACACAATAGCAAGCTTTCCAGAGCTATCCGCTCAACAACCCCTCCAGGTTATTATTACCTAGACTAAATCCTTTAATAAAATATCCATCATTTATCAGAATTGACAATAGTTAACAAAATATCAATTTCGCAACCAATTTATTCATTTGTTTTGataaattcatatatatatatatatatatatatacacacaaaccTATACTTTTAGAGAGAATACGAAACTAACCACATATCTTCAGGTACCAGAGGTTCTTCACGTAGAAATGCTTCTAGGCAGGTGTACAAAGAAAGAGGCTCACATCGGGCTTTCTTTGTTACAGGTCCATATTTGAACACTTCTGGCAAGTTTTCTAGAAATTGAGTATCATAATAATCCAGGAGTTTCTGTGACCAatcaatatatattactattgatGTTGATGTCGAGGAGATCTTAATGGGTTTTTCTTCTCCATCAGACAAATCAATACATGCATTTTTTTCATCAACCAACTGGAGTGGTAGTTCCGGTAAAGTTGCTGCTTTAAAAGAAGTTACATTGTTCTTTACTAAACTAGAGGCGTGAAATTCAGTGCAAGCTATACCAGAACCAGTGTCATCCTGTGGTTCCAAATTAGTGGTTGACTTGCTAATATCAGATACATCAACATCTACATGATTCGGAGTTCTTCGTAGCGATGAGAGCAttctttgaacatttttctgTATGTCACCTCTCGTAATTGCATCACCACATGAGATTGACAATATAACTGGTGTTCCAAAGGGTTTCCATCCTGTACTATGGTTGCCACTAGCACctctaagaaaattaaaagcaAAAAAGCATAAGACAGCgcatttttgaaaaatggaAAAACTACTAGAAAGAACCTAATTGGGTAATATAGATCCATAAATATCTTTTGGACTGGGACTACAAGCTCAATACTAAAGTTACTCTAATAATGAGTGCCTGAGCTACAATTTCATTTACATGATATAAGAAATTCAATTACAGAAATACAATAATTTTGCAATATAAGCCTCCCTAAGTTAATTTGCATGTTAGATTGATCATAAAGAAAAATTGTACTTACTGTTCTCTACGGCGATGTATCAACTGAAGATATTTTCGGTTCTTCAATAACTTAGGAGTTTTGTAGGCAGCAAGACGTTCATCATCTTTGATGGTGGACAGTGATATTAATGGATCTTCTAAAAACCTCTGAATTATATGGCTACGGACCTATAAAATGTCAAATTAAATCACCTTAATTACATGCAGGCAAATGAAAATCGAAAAATTAACAGTCAATAAAATGCAACAAACCTCCACTAGTAAGAGTTTCTCACTAGGCTTCAAGAAACAAGCATTGCTAAGTGCCTGGACCAAATCCCTACAACGTCCCTGCTTTGGGACTGTAACAGTGCAAGAAGTTGGCAATGCACTTCCATCACATGTAAAAACTGTTACGGTCATAGTTCGAGTGATGGTAGATTGAAGAGGCAGTGAAAGATACATGAAAGGATCAAATGTGACAGAGACCTTATTGCACACTGGACAAACCAGAGTTGATTTGTATTGACCCTGGAAAATGAATAACCCATAAATGCTCTACACAAAACTCATTAGATAGAATATATGCTATTTTCAGCATTGTGtatctataaatatatgtaaagcATTTCAATGCATAGGAGATGCATACACGTACAAAGACAGTGATAGATATGGAATATGATGCCATACACATGTTTATCATTGACAACcaatattttcagaaatattTTCAGAAGTATGTGATTGAATGACCTGTTGGGCATTTTCCGTAATCACATCATTCAGGCCTGCATTCCCAACATTTGTACCAGACATCAATTACATATTATCATCAAAAGGTGTACTTACTTGGCACACATCAACAATTATAGAATCATTACGAGCAATATGATTTGCCCAATACTCATCAGCAACTTGTTCATCAGGTCGGCCATCAGCATCTCTAGATCTTATGTAAGGTTTGTGCTTAACACGATTCAGATCTTCATGAAGACCATCTAGCAGAAATGCTAAGAGCTcctgaaaaaataaaaactttaaatCTATTTAATGCCTTTGGTTCATGCACTGCATGTCATCATTTGTTGCCTTCATATAATTTGAGCAAACCTGAGAATCGTGCTGATTGTATCCACTAAACTGTGGTGCAAAACGAGCAAGCTTTGTCTTGAAAGGTCGAGGAGCAACTGGCATTCGTCCGGGTGCCCACAGCTTTCGAAGTAACTCGCCAAATGCTAGAGCTAGCTCACCCTACAATATAAACCACAAAGTCACAAGAAGATTGTTCCCATATACACGAGCATTAGTAGGAAATAATTTAGGAGACCATCAGTTGAAGAAAAGGAGATAGAATACATTACTTATGCTGATCTCAAACAATTACTAGAACGAAACCCCAAGAGAGTACATTTTGAATGAGGTTATATTAAAAGATCATTTGACTCCATAAAAACAGCTTAAGACATCACTACTTTAGATTTCGAATTCTCTACTTCCAGCAGCCACCACCTTATTCCCACAAAATATAGATGGACAAGATTAAACAGCCAACAAAAGGAAACAATCTTCCTTTACCAAACACAGTTACAGATAATAATacctaatcaaatttaaaaatcagtAGTAAATGATTCTCTGAAGTGAATGACAATTCTTTTTGCTTCACACAAGTGGAATTCAGATTCttaaaagaataacaaattcATTTACATAATCATTA includes:
- the LOC115698820 gene encoding ubiquitin carboxyl-terminal hydrolase 5 isoform X2, with protein sequence MAEVSMCSTSGSTDMTPEEERVFIRDIAFTAEANSKEGDTFYLITQRWWQHWIEYVNQDQPNNPNDASSLSEHCDLVGSSTLKKPAGIDNSDLISEVTLEDSSAGIDVHDTLLEGRDYVLLPQEVWNQLYTWYGGGPTLARKVISSGLSQTELAVEVYPLRLQLLMMPKGDCSTIRISKKESIGELHRRACEIFDLNIEQVCIWDYYGRRKHALMNDMEKTLDDANIQMDQDILVEVLNHVNTTVSGSCMSSIQNNGSLEKEATSILVEPSKSSLSIAGGLSASKGASRSYNTEHAQSQNVTLARESDNAYGISGVSTRGSPGGLIGLQNLGNTCFMNSAIQCLVHTPEFAKYFREDYHQEINWQNPLGMVGELALAFGELLRKLWAPGRMPVAPRPFKTKLARFAPQFSGYNQHDSQELLAFLLDGLHEDLNRVKHKPYIRSRDADGRPDEQVADEYWANHIARNDSIIVDVCQGQYKSTLVCPVCNKVSVTFDPFMYLSLPLQSTITRTMTVTVFTCDGSALPTSCTVTVPKQGRCRDLVQALSNACFLKPSEKLLLVEVRSHIIQRFLEDPLISLSTIKDDERLAAYKTPKLLKNRKYLQLIHRRREQGASGNHSTGWKPFGTPVILSISCGDAITRGDIQKNVQRMLSSLRRTPNHVDVDVSDISKSTTNLEPQDDTGSGIACTEFHASSLVKNNVTSFKAATLPELPLQLVDEKNACIDLSDGEEKPIKISSTSTSIVIYIDWSQKLLDYYDTQFLENLPEVFKYGPVTKKARCEPLSLYTCLEAFLREEPLVPEDMWYCPQCKERRQASKKLDLWRLPEVLVIHLKRFSYSRSMKHKLETFVNFPIHDFDLTNYVANKNNSRRQLYELYALTNHYGGMGSGHYTAHIKLLDENRWYNFDDSHISPINEEEVKSGAAYVLFYRRVRSEDASTNNGAPPSADAIANHIHSHK
- the LOC115698820 gene encoding ubiquitin carboxyl-terminal hydrolase 5 isoform X3, which encodes MAEVSMCSTSGSTDMTPEEERVFIRDIAFTAEANSKEGDTFYLITQRWWQHWIEYVNQDQPNNPNDASSLSEHCDLVGSSTLKKPAGIDNSDLISEVTLEDSSAGIDVHDTLLEGRDYVLLPQEVWNQLYTWYGGGPTLARKVISSGLSQTELAVEVYPLRLQLLMMPKGDCSTIRISKKESIGELHRRACEIFDLNIEQVCIWDYYGRRKHALMNDMEKTLDDANIQMDQDQILVEVLNHVNTTVSGGLSASKGASRSYNTEHAQSQNVTLARESDNAYGISGVSTRGSPGGLIGLQNLGNTCFMNSAIQCLVHTPEFAKYFREDYHQEINWQNPLGMVGELALAFGELLRKLWAPGRMPVAPRPFKTKLARFAPQFSGYNQHDSQELLAFLLDGLHEDLNRVKHKPYIRSRDADGRPDEQVADEYWANHIARNDSIIVDVCQGQYKSTLVCPVCNKVSVTFDPFMYLSLPLQSTITRTMTVTVFTCDGSALPTSCTVTVPKQGRCRDLVQALSNACFLKPSEKLLLVEVRSHIIQRFLEDPLISLSTIKDDERLAAYKTPKLLKNRKYLQLIHRRREQGASGNHSTGWKPFGTPVILSISCGDAITRGDIQKNVQRMLSSLRRTPNHVDVDVSDISKSTTNLEPQDDTGSGIACTEFHASSLVKNNVTSFKAATLPELPLQLVDEKNACIDLSDGEEKPIKISSTSTSIVIYIDWSQKLLDYYDTQFLENLPEVFKYGPVTKKARCEPLSLYTCLEAFLREEPLVPEDMWYCPQCKERRQASKKLDLWRLPEVLVIHLKRFSYSRSMKHKLETFVNFPIHDFDLTNYVANKNNSRRQLYELYALTNHYGGMGSGHYTAHIKLLDENRWYNFDDSHISPINEEEVKSGAAYVLFYRRVRSEDASTNNGAPPSADAIANHIHSHK
- the LOC115698820 gene encoding ubiquitin carboxyl-terminal hydrolase 5 isoform X1, whose amino-acid sequence is MAEVSMCSTSGSTDMTPEEERVFIRDIAFTAEANSKEGDTFYLITQRWWQHWIEYVNQDQPNNPNDASSLSEHCDLVGSSTLKKPAGIDNSDLISEVTLEDSSAGIDVHDTLLEGRDYVLLPQEVWNQLYTWYGGGPTLARKVISSGLSQTELAVEVYPLRLQLLMMPKGDCSTIRISKKESIGELHRRACEIFDLNIEQVCIWDYYGRRKHALMNDMEKTLDDANIQMDQDQILVEVLNHVNTTVSGSCMSSIQNNGSLEKEATSILVEPSKSSLSIAGGLSASKGASRSYNTEHAQSQNVTLARESDNAYGISGVSTRGSPGGLIGLQNLGNTCFMNSAIQCLVHTPEFAKYFREDYHQEINWQNPLGMVGELALAFGELLRKLWAPGRMPVAPRPFKTKLARFAPQFSGYNQHDSQELLAFLLDGLHEDLNRVKHKPYIRSRDADGRPDEQVADEYWANHIARNDSIIVDVCQGQYKSTLVCPVCNKVSVTFDPFMYLSLPLQSTITRTMTVTVFTCDGSALPTSCTVTVPKQGRCRDLVQALSNACFLKPSEKLLLVEVRSHIIQRFLEDPLISLSTIKDDERLAAYKTPKLLKNRKYLQLIHRRREQGASGNHSTGWKPFGTPVILSISCGDAITRGDIQKNVQRMLSSLRRTPNHVDVDVSDISKSTTNLEPQDDTGSGIACTEFHASSLVKNNVTSFKAATLPELPLQLVDEKNACIDLSDGEEKPIKISSTSTSIVIYIDWSQKLLDYYDTQFLENLPEVFKYGPVTKKARCEPLSLYTCLEAFLREEPLVPEDMWYCPQCKERRQASKKLDLWRLPEVLVIHLKRFSYSRSMKHKLETFVNFPIHDFDLTNYVANKNNSRRQLYELYALTNHYGGMGSGHYTAHIKLLDENRWYNFDDSHISPINEEEVKSGAAYVLFYRRVRSEDASTNNGAPPSADAIANHIHSHK
- the LOC115698820 gene encoding ubiquitin carboxyl-terminal hydrolase 5 isoform X4 — encoded protein: MAEVSMCSTSGSTDMTPEEERVFIRDIAFTAEANSKEGDTFYLITQRWWQHWIEYVNQDQPNNPNDASSLSEHCDLVGSSTLKKPAGIDNSDLISEVTLEDSSAGIDVHDTLLEGRDYVLLPQEVWNQLYTWYGGGPTLARKVISSGLSQTELAVEVYPLRLQLLMMPKGDCSTIRISKKESIGELHRRACEIFDLNIEQVCIWDYYGRRKHALMNDMEKTLDDANIQMDQDILVEVLNHVNTTVSGGLSASKGASRSYNTEHAQSQNVTLARESDNAYGISGVSTRGSPGGLIGLQNLGNTCFMNSAIQCLVHTPEFAKYFREDYHQEINWQNPLGMVGELALAFGELLRKLWAPGRMPVAPRPFKTKLARFAPQFSGYNQHDSQELLAFLLDGLHEDLNRVKHKPYIRSRDADGRPDEQVADEYWANHIARNDSIIVDVCQGQYKSTLVCPVCNKVSVTFDPFMYLSLPLQSTITRTMTVTVFTCDGSALPTSCTVTVPKQGRCRDLVQALSNACFLKPSEKLLLVEVRSHIIQRFLEDPLISLSTIKDDERLAAYKTPKLLKNRKYLQLIHRRREQGASGNHSTGWKPFGTPVILSISCGDAITRGDIQKNVQRMLSSLRRTPNHVDVDVSDISKSTTNLEPQDDTGSGIACTEFHASSLVKNNVTSFKAATLPELPLQLVDEKNACIDLSDGEEKPIKISSTSTSIVIYIDWSQKLLDYYDTQFLENLPEVFKYGPVTKKARCEPLSLYTCLEAFLREEPLVPEDMWYCPQCKERRQASKKLDLWRLPEVLVIHLKRFSYSRSMKHKLETFVNFPIHDFDLTNYVANKNNSRRQLYELYALTNHYGGMGSGHYTAHIKLLDENRWYNFDDSHISPINEEEVKSGAAYVLFYRRVRSEDASTNNGAPPSADAIANHIHSHK